From the genome of Geobacter sp. SVR, one region includes:
- a CDS encoding ABC transporter ATP-binding protein, giving the protein MHEVTIDNVSYAYGSHQVLRDITLTAEAGDFICLLGPSGCGKSTLLRLLAGLSLPTSGSITLDGAAISGPGLDRGVVFQDYSLFPWMTAGQNIVLALEQAFPGKSRGEYREAAVGYLELVGLGGASEKLPGQMSGGMRQRAAIARAFAINSPVLLMDEPFGALDAITRAKLQDLLLQLWQQKEGERKTVFFVTHDVEEAILLANRIVVLGLNPGTIKGVFEVDLPRPRIRQELYLRDSFLGLRDRLVTLLHENILSELDEGRIVRSEGDSI; this is encoded by the coding sequence ATGCATGAGGTAACCATAGACAATGTCAGTTATGCCTACGGCAGCCATCAGGTTCTGCGGGATATCACGCTTACCGCCGAGGCGGGGGATTTCATCTGTCTGCTGGGGCCCTCGGGCTGCGGCAAGAGTACCTTGTTGCGACTGCTGGCCGGCCTGTCACTGCCGACCTCGGGCAGCATCACCCTGGATGGCGCCGCGATCAGCGGGCCGGGTCTGGACCGGGGCGTCGTGTTTCAGGACTACTCCCTGTTTCCCTGGATGACCGCCGGCCAGAACATCGTCCTGGCCCTGGAGCAGGCCTTCCCCGGCAAGAGCAGGGGCGAGTACCGCGAGGCAGCCGTCGGCTATCTGGAGCTGGTCGGCCTGGGGGGAGCGAGCGAAAAGCTGCCGGGGCAGATGTCCGGCGGCATGCGGCAGCGGGCCGCCATTGCCCGTGCCTTTGCGATCAATTCTCCGGTGCTGCTGATGGATGAACCCTTCGGAGCCCTGGACGCCATTACCCGAGCCAAGCTCCAGGACCTGCTGCTGCAGCTCTGGCAGCAGAAGGAGGGGGAACGCAAGACGGTCTTCTTCGTTACCCATGATGTCGAGGAGGCCATCCTGCTGGCCAACCGGATCGTTGTGCTGGGACTCAACCCGGGCACGATCAAGGGGGTCTTCGAGGTCGATCTGCCACGTCCCCGCATCCGTCAGGAGCTGTATCTCAGGGATTCCTTCCTCGGCCTGCGGGACAGGCTGGTCACCCTGCTGCACGAGAACATCCTCTCGGAACTGGACGAGGGGAGGATCGTGCGCTCGGAGGGAGACAGCATATGA
- a CDS encoding NifB/NifX family molybdenum-iron cluster-binding protein, whose protein sequence is MDVKIAVATNDGVTVDAHFGRADSFDIYQLRGSESRLLETRQVSPPCSGHQHDADALARTAAALADCRGVVAAQIGPGAIDALINHRIMAFALPGPISEAIETLIRGKRFNYLK, encoded by the coding sequence TAGCGGTGGCAACCAATGATGGCGTTACGGTGGATGCGCATTTCGGACGGGCGGATTCGTTCGACATCTACCAGCTGCGCGGCAGCGAAAGCCGACTGCTCGAAACGAGGCAGGTCAGCCCGCCCTGTTCCGGCCACCAGCATGATGCGGATGCCCTTGCCAGGACCGCGGCCGCACTGGCGGACTGCCGCGGAGTCGTCGCAGCCCAGATCGGACCGGGGGCCATCGACGCCCTGATCAACCATCGCATCATGGCCTTTGCACTGCCCGGGCCGATCTCAGAGGCGATCGAGACCCTGATTCGTGGGAAACGCTTCAACTATCTGAAATAA
- a CDS encoding ABC transporter substrate-binding protein, which produces MNAELLHLAAMLALMAGIVLATVSDGAARTIRLGYLDHPGSALCRIAAAKGHFAKEGVAVTLVRFADSAGGLAALEAGTIDVGAFATADTLRAIAAGKGFRIVAGGGTPISTNTLAELDESIRAEEDGRGVVVLVPPSWPGSEKGLLIQLTAALIRAYRTVHNHPEVIAGIRPAQWYDPNPDYWKLERIWRLSGLQQPEMKRDFLAGHVYEEIYCDALDRLLLGPIDSALQNLFSKAVCTPNCCPANSGALFSQPPAAAAQ; this is translated from the coding sequence ATGAACGCCGAGCTTCTCCACCTGGCGGCCATGCTGGCGCTGATGGCCGGGATCGTTCTTGCCACGGTGAGCGACGGTGCCGCCAGGACCATCAGGCTGGGATATCTCGACCATCCGGGGAGCGCCCTGTGCCGGATTGCGGCGGCAAAGGGGCATTTTGCGAAGGAAGGGGTGGCAGTAACCCTGGTCAGATTCGCCGATTCCGCCGGCGGGTTGGCCGCGCTCGAGGCCGGGACCATCGACGTGGGGGCCTTCGCGACGGCCGATACCCTGCGCGCCATAGCAGCCGGCAAGGGCTTCAGGATCGTCGCGGGTGGGGGCACCCCCATCAGCACGAACACGTTGGCCGAACTCGACGAAAGCATCCGCGCCGAAGAGGATGGCCGTGGCGTTGTGGTGCTTGTTCCGCCGTCATGGCCCGGATCGGAAAAGGGGCTGCTGATCCAGTTGACCGCGGCCCTGATACGCGCCTACCGCACCGTCCATAACCACCCCGAGGTCATTGCCGGGATTCGTCCGGCACAGTGGTATGACCCCAATCCGGACTATTGGAAACTGGAGCGGATCTGGCGACTGTCAGGCTTGCAGCAGCCGGAGATGAAACGCGATTTTCTGGCCGGTCATGTGTATGAGGAAATCTATTGCGATGCCCTTGACCGTCTGCTGCTGGGACCGATCGACAGCGCCCTGCAGAACCTCTTCAGCAAGGCGGTCTGTACCCCCAACTGCTGTCCCGCCAACTCGGGAGCCCTGTTTTCCCAGCCACCGGCAGCGGCAGCA
- the nifH gene encoding nitrogenase iron protein has protein sequence MAKKPKQIAIYGKGGIGKSTTTSNISAALSVAGYKVMQIGCDPKSDSTVTLRGGEYIPTILDTLREKKNAKAEDLIFQGFNGVYCVEAGGPAPGVGCAGRGIITAVELLKQQRIFELLDLDFVIYDVLGDVVCGGFAVPVREGIAEHVFTVSSSDFMAIYAANNLFTGIKKYSNNGGALLGGVIANSINAPYARHIIDDFVARTNTQVVEYVPRSITVTQAELQGKTTIEAFPDSEQAAVYKTLAARIAAHTESKVPEPLDVHELRRWAAGWSDQIVAVETGEVRSTGQSI, from the coding sequence ATGGCAAAAAAACCGAAACAGATCGCCATCTATGGCAAGGGTGGCATCGGCAAATCGACCACCACGTCCAATATCAGCGCTGCCCTGTCGGTGGCAGGCTACAAGGTGATGCAGATCGGCTGCGACCCGAAGAGCGATTCGACCGTGACGCTGCGCGGCGGCGAATATATCCCCACCATCCTCGACACGCTGCGCGAGAAGAAGAACGCCAAGGCGGAGGATCTGATCTTCCAGGGCTTCAACGGCGTCTACTGCGTCGAAGCCGGAGGGCCGGCCCCGGGGGTCGGCTGCGCGGGACGCGGCATCATCACCGCCGTGGAGCTGCTCAAGCAGCAGCGGATCTTCGAGCTGCTGGACCTGGATTTCGTCATCTACGACGTGCTCGGCGACGTCGTCTGCGGCGGGTTTGCCGTGCCGGTGCGCGAGGGCATTGCCGAGCATGTCTTCACCGTATCCTCTTCGGATTTCATGGCCATCTACGCGGCCAACAACCTGTTCACCGGCATCAAGAAGTACTCCAACAACGGCGGTGCCCTGCTGGGAGGGGTGATCGCCAATTCGATCAACGCCCCCTATGCGCGCCACATCATCGACGACTTTGTGGCCCGCACCAACACGCAGGTAGTGGAATACGTGCCCCGTTCGATCACCGTCACCCAGGCCGAGCTGCAGGGCAAGACCACCATCGAGGCCTTCCCGGATTCCGAGCAGGCTGCTGTCTACAAAACTCTGGCGGCCAGGATTGCAGCCCACACCGAGTCCAAGGTGCCCGAGCCGCTGGATGTCCACGAACTGCGCCGCTGGGCCGCCGGATGGTCCGATCAGATAGTGGCGGTGGAGACGGGAGAGGTCCGCAGCACCGGCCAGAGCATCTGA